A genomic region of Aureimonas populi contains the following coding sequences:
- the fdnG gene encoding formate dehydrogenase-N subunit alpha: protein MSGSAFQLGRRQFLKILGVGAASATATALGLSTAEAQAGASVRPYKLLRAKETRNNCTYCSVGCGILMYSLGDGARNAKPRIFHIEGDPDHPVSRGSLCPKGAGLLDMIHSKNRLIHPEYRAPGSSEWVRISWDEATKRIARLLKDDRDANFIERNERGQLVNRWLSSGFLASSAASNETGVLDFKFARALGMLGLDCQARLCHAPTVSALAPSFGRGAMTNHWVDIKNANVVIVMGGNPAEAHPVGFKWVIEAKIKNKAQVIVVDPRFNRTAAVADIFSPIRAGSDTAFLMGMVRWLLENDKIQHDYVRAYTNASLIVREDYGFDEGVFTGFDPETRVYDKSSWTYETDEEGNALRDPTMTHPRSVLQLLRRHVDRYTPEVVEDITGVKQADFLRIAEIVGSCAAKDRTLTWLYALGWTHHTGGAQIIRGSAMIQLLLGNIGMAGGGVNALRGHSNIQGYTDLGLLSLRVPGYMNLPSDDQQTLGQYLEETTPRDVLPGQVNYWKNTPKFFISLLKNLYGRNATRENDFDFDLLPKWDRSYDMLAYFDMMYEGKVNGYIAQGFNPLAAMPDKNKTSLALSKLKFLVVIDPLVTETSNFWRNEGRFNDVKTEEIMTEVFRLPSNCFAEEDGAIVNSGRWLQWHFAGQEPPGEARHDPKILGDIMMELRRLYAEEGGACPEQVLHMTWDADTYHDPSFPHPEEMAREANGYALEDVFDENGNQILRKGQLLDSFAQLRDDGTTQSYCWVFTGSWTEAGNQMANRDNTDTGLGNTPGWAWAWPANRRLLYNRASMDEMGNPWDPHRQILHWDGQKWTGSDVPDFPANLPPGSPALPFIMLPEGMGRLFSERGMNDGPFPEHYEPVESPIAKNPLHERVTHNPTARIFQNDAQRMGNRDDYPYVATTYSVTELFRHWTKHSHLNAMLQPEQFIEIGVNLAASKGIAHGDTVKVSTKRGYITAKAVVTKRMRTLTVAGQEVEQIGIPCHWGFEGATRKGYLANTLSPGVGDANSQTPEFKAFLVNVEKAEGALA from the coding sequence ATGAGCGGCAGCGCATTCCAACTCGGCAGACGCCAGTTCCTCAAGATTCTGGGCGTGGGCGCGGCCTCCGCCACGGCGACGGCCCTGGGCCTCTCCACGGCCGAGGCGCAGGCGGGCGCGTCGGTGCGGCCCTACAAGCTGCTGCGGGCCAAGGAAACGCGCAACAACTGCACCTATTGCTCGGTCGGCTGCGGCATCCTGATGTACTCGCTGGGCGACGGGGCGCGGAACGCCAAGCCGCGCATCTTCCACATCGAGGGCGACCCGGACCACCCGGTCAGCCGCGGCTCGCTCTGCCCCAAGGGGGCGGGCCTGCTCGACATGATCCATTCGAAGAACCGCCTGATCCACCCGGAATACCGGGCGCCGGGATCGAGCGAGTGGGTCCGCATCTCCTGGGACGAGGCGACCAAGCGCATCGCGCGGCTCCTGAAGGACGATCGCGACGCCAATTTCATCGAGCGCAACGAGCGCGGCCAGCTCGTGAACCGCTGGCTCTCGTCCGGCTTCCTCGCCTCCTCGGCCGCCTCCAACGAGACGGGCGTGCTCGATTTCAAGTTCGCCCGCGCGCTCGGAATGCTCGGCCTCGACTGTCAGGCGCGGCTGTGCCACGCGCCCACCGTCTCGGCGCTGGCGCCCAGCTTCGGGCGCGGCGCGATGACCAACCACTGGGTCGACATCAAGAACGCCAATGTCGTGATCGTCATGGGCGGCAACCCGGCCGAGGCCCATCCCGTGGGCTTCAAATGGGTGATCGAGGCCAAGATCAAGAACAAGGCCCAGGTCATCGTCGTCGATCCGCGCTTCAACCGCACGGCGGCGGTGGCCGACATCTTCTCGCCCATCCGCGCGGGCTCCGACACCGCGTTCCTGATGGGCATGGTTCGGTGGCTGCTGGAGAACGACAAGATCCAGCACGACTATGTGCGCGCCTACACCAACGCCTCGCTCATCGTGCGCGAGGATTACGGCTTCGACGAGGGCGTCTTCACCGGCTTCGACCCTGAAACGCGCGTTTACGACAAATCCTCCTGGACCTACGAGACGGACGAGGAGGGCAACGCGCTTCGCGACCCGACGATGACGCATCCGCGCTCCGTGCTGCAACTCCTGCGCCGCCATGTCGACCGCTACACGCCCGAGGTGGTCGAGGACATCACCGGCGTCAAACAGGCGGACTTCCTGCGCATCGCCGAGATCGTGGGCTCGTGCGCGGCGAAGGACAGGACGCTGACCTGGCTCTACGCGCTCGGCTGGACGCACCATACGGGCGGGGCGCAGATCATCCGCGGCTCGGCGATGATCCAGCTCCTGCTCGGCAATATCGGCATGGCGGGCGGCGGCGTGAACGCGCTGCGCGGCCATTCCAACATCCAGGGCTACACCGATCTCGGCCTCCTCTCCCTGCGGGTGCCGGGCTACATGAACCTGCCCTCCGACGACCAGCAGACGCTGGGGCAGTATCTGGAGGAGACGACGCCGCGCGACGTGCTGCCCGGCCAGGTCAATTACTGGAAGAACACGCCGAAATTCTTCATCTCGCTGTTGAAGAACCTCTACGGCAGGAATGCCACGCGCGAGAACGACTTCGACTTCGATCTCCTGCCGAAATGGGACCGCAGCTACGACATGCTGGCCTATTTCGACATGATGTACGAGGGCAAGGTCAACGGCTATATCGCTCAAGGGTTCAACCCTCTGGCCGCGATGCCGGACAAGAACAAGACCTCGCTAGCGCTCTCGAAGCTGAAATTCCTCGTGGTCATCGACCCGCTGGTGACGGAGACGTCGAATTTCTGGCGCAACGAGGGGCGCTTCAACGACGTGAAGACCGAGGAGATCATGACCGAGGTCTTCCGCCTGCCCTCCAACTGCTTCGCGGAGGAGGACGGGGCCATCGTCAATTCGGGGCGCTGGCTGCAATGGCACTTCGCGGGCCAGGAGCCTCCGGGCGAGGCGCGCCACGACCCCAAGATCCTCGGCGACATCATGATGGAGCTTCGCCGGCTCTACGCGGAAGAAGGCGGCGCCTGCCCCGAGCAGGTGCTGCACATGACGTGGGACGCGGACACCTATCACGACCCCTCCTTCCCGCACCCGGAAGAGATGGCCAGGGAGGCCAACGGCTACGCGCTGGAGGACGTGTTCGACGAGAACGGCAACCAGATCCTGCGCAAGGGCCAGCTTCTCGACAGTTTCGCCCAGCTTCGCGACGACGGAACCACGCAGAGCTATTGCTGGGTCTTCACCGGCTCGTGGACCGAGGCCGGCAACCAGATGGCCAACCGCGACAACACCGATACCGGGCTCGGCAACACGCCGGGCTGGGCATGGGCCTGGCCGGCGAACCGGCGGCTGCTCTACAACCGCGCCTCGATGGACGAGATGGGCAACCCCTGGGACCCCCATCGCCAGATCCTTCATTGGGACGGGCAGAAATGGACCGGCTCCGACGTGCCGGACTTCCCCGCGAACCTGCCGCCGGGCAGCCCCGCCCTGCCCTTCATCATGCTGCCGGAAGGCATGGGCCGCCTGTTCTCCGAGCGGGGAATGAACGACGGCCCCTTCCCCGAGCATTACGAGCCGGTGGAGAGCCCGATCGCCAAGAACCCGCTGCATGAGCGGGTGACGCACAACCCGACCGCGCGCATCTTCCAGAACGACGCGCAGCGCATGGGCAACCGCGACGACTACCCCTATGTGGCGACGACCTATTCCGTGACCGAGCTGTTCCGCCACTGGACCAAGCACAGCCACCTCAACGCCATGCTCCAGCCCGAGCAGTTCATCGAGATCGGGGTGAACCTGGCGGCCTCCAAGGGCATCGCCCATGGCGACACGGTGAAGGTTTCCACCAAGCGCGGCTACATCACCGCCAAGGCGGTGGTGACCAAGCGCATGCGCACGCTGACCGTGGCCGGCCAGGAGGTCGAGCAGATCGGCATCCCCTGCCACTGGGGCTTCGAGGGCGCCACGCGCAAGGGCTATCTGGCCAATACGCTGTCGCCGGGGGTCGGCGACGCGAACTCGCAGACGCCCGAGTTCAAGGCCTTTCTCGTGAACGTGGAGAAGGCGGAAGGAGCGCTGGCATGA
- a CDS encoding NAD(P)/FAD-dependent oxidoreductase gives MTSSNAISPAAHRIVVVGAGFGGLEAVHRLGGAPVQITLVDQRNHHLFQPLLYQVATASLATSEIAWPIRHLLRNRPDVRTLLARVEGVDKEGRSVLLEDGASLPYDTLVLATGARHAYFGRDEWESVAPGLKTLEDATTIRRRILLAFEEAERESDPERRQALLNFVVIGGGPTGVEMAGTIAELAQDTLVREFRSIDTRTARVVLIEAGPRILPAFAEELSHYAHRSLEKLGVEVQLGAPVTQCTEDGVTYGGNRLPAATIVWAAGVQASRAAQWVDARADRAGRAIVESDLTVPGHPDIFIIGDTAAIAMPEGGVVPGIAPAAKQQGAYVAAAIRRRLEGAPGGAPFRYRHQGSLATIGKRLAVIDFGRVKLRGALAWWIWGLAHIYFLIGVRNRVSVALSWLWIHTRNQRSSRLITQGGQALRLRVKRKEASAEAGRPEV, from the coding sequence ATGACCTCGTCCAACGCCATATCGCCCGCAGCCCACCGCATCGTCGTCGTCGGGGCGGGGTTCGGGGGCCTGGAAGCCGTGCACCGGCTCGGCGGCGCCCCGGTCCAGATCACCCTCGTGGACCAGCGCAACCACCACCTCTTCCAGCCGCTGCTCTACCAGGTCGCGACCGCCTCCCTCGCGACATCGGAAATCGCCTGGCCGATCCGCCATCTCCTGCGCAACCGGCCCGATGTGCGCACGCTGCTCGCAAGGGTGGAGGGCGTCGACAAGGAGGGCCGCAGCGTGCTTCTGGAAGACGGCGCATCCCTGCCCTACGACACGCTGGTCCTGGCCACCGGCGCGCGCCACGCCTATTTCGGCCGCGACGAATGGGAGAGCGTCGCGCCGGGGCTGAAGACGCTGGAGGACGCCACGACGATCCGCCGGCGCATCCTGCTGGCCTTCGAGGAAGCCGAGCGCGAGAGCGACCCCGAGCGGCGGCAGGCCCTCTTGAACTTCGTCGTCATCGGCGGCGGCCCCACCGGCGTGGAAATGGCCGGGACGATCGCGGAACTGGCGCAGGACACCCTCGTGCGCGAGTTCCGGTCGATCGACACGCGCACCGCGCGCGTCGTCCTGATCGAGGCGGGGCCGCGCATCCTGCCCGCCTTCGCCGAGGAGCTGTCGCACTACGCCCACCGCTCGCTGGAGAAGCTCGGCGTGGAGGTCCAGCTCGGCGCGCCGGTCACGCAATGCACCGAGGACGGAGTGACCTACGGCGGCAACCGGCTCCCGGCCGCCACCATCGTCTGGGCGGCCGGCGTGCAGGCCTCCCGCGCCGCCCAATGGGTGGACGCCAGGGCGGATCGCGCCGGCCGCGCGATCGTGGAGTCCGACCTGACCGTGCCCGGCCACCCGGACATCTTCATCATCGGCGATACGGCCGCCATCGCGATGCCGGAGGGCGGGGTCGTTCCCGGGATCGCGCCGGCCGCCAAGCAGCAAGGGGCGTATGTGGCCGCCGCCATCCGCCGGCGTCTGGAAGGGGCGCCCGGCGGCGCGCCCTTCCGCTATCGCCATCAGGGGAGCCTCGCCACCATCGGCAAACGCCTCGCGGTGATCGATTTCGGCCGCGTCAAGCTGCGCGGGGCGCTGGCATGGTGGATATGGGGCCTTGCGCACATCTACTTCCTGATCGGGGTGCGCAACCGGGTCAGCGTCGCCCTGAGCTGGCTGTGGATTCACACGCGCAACCAACGAAGCTCGCGCCTGATCACGCAGGGCGGGCAGGCATTGCGCCTCCGGGTGAAGCGCAAGGAAGCATCGGCCGAGGCAGGGCGACCGGAGGTGTGA
- a CDS encoding GntR family transcriptional regulator, with product MSAPAADEAGTARGTGAASGAARAHNLANLAYRSVSDMIRHRRLRGGDVIVEVKLAETLGISRTPMREALQRLEGEGLVHKGDGRNYVVRRVDLGEYLQSLHLRLLIEPEAAVRALGHIPRKRLVAVHREILELMSATAYHTDAHWESDDNLHGTIIEHCRNAVMGRVLSDLRTTTRLFEIDQLKDRLVPDSTEHLRIVEALQAEDPEETRLAVASHVQSLIDFARRTL from the coding sequence ATGAGCGCACCGGCAGCGGACGAGGCGGGAACGGCCAGGGGAACCGGCGCGGCGAGCGGGGCCGCGCGCGCGCACAACCTCGCCAATCTCGCCTATCGCTCGGTGTCCGACATGATCCGCCATCGCCGCCTTCGCGGGGGCGACGTGATCGTGGAGGTCAAGCTCGCCGAAACGCTCGGCATCTCGCGCACGCCCATGCGCGAGGCCCTGCAACGGCTGGAGGGCGAAGGCCTCGTGCACAAGGGCGACGGGCGCAACTACGTCGTGCGCCGCGTCGATCTGGGCGAATATCTCCAGAGCCTGCACTTGCGCCTGCTGATCGAACCGGAGGCGGCTGTTCGGGCGCTCGGCCATATTCCGCGCAAGCGCCTCGTCGCGGTCCATCGCGAGATCCTCGAACTGATGAGCGCGACCGCCTACCACACCGACGCCCATTGGGAATCGGACGACAATCTGCACGGAACGATCATCGAACACTGCCGTAACGCCGTGATGGGGCGCGTACTGAGCGACCTGCGCACCACCACCCGCCTCTTCGAGATCGACCAGCTCAAGGACCGGCTCGTTCCCGATTCCACCGAGCATCTGCGGATCGTGGAGGCCCTCCAGGCCGAAGACCCGGAGGAAACGCGCCTGGCCGTCGCCTCCCACGTGCAAAGCCTCATCGACTTTGCACGCCGCACGCTCTGA
- a CDS encoding GntR family transcriptional regulator, translated as MSSEADGQGGSQLADQAYRHILNAILSGRMPAGTPVQERRLASQLGVSRSPMRDALGRLAGEGLVVRGNTGALTVRAISLRDYLQSLDMRMLVEPSAAALCAESLDAGDLRRLAAALAAIEAAPDAAPEARLAFDDDLHETIARRCGNPFMERTLREMRRYTTIYERQAGRIGASQADAKEHGAILESLAERSSAGARRAMEQHLKAIRERVLQEF; from the coding sequence ATGAGCAGCGAAGCGGACGGACAAGGCGGAAGCCAACTGGCCGACCAGGCCTATCGCCATATCCTCAATGCCATCCTCTCCGGCCGCATGCCGGCCGGAACACCCGTGCAGGAGCGGCGGCTCGCCTCGCAGCTCGGCGTTTCGCGCTCTCCCATGCGCGACGCGCTCGGGCGGCTGGCGGGGGAGGGGCTCGTCGTGCGCGGCAACACGGGCGCCCTTACCGTGCGCGCCATCAGCCTGCGCGACTATTTGCAAAGCCTCGACATGCGCATGCTGGTGGAGCCGAGCGCGGCGGCCCTGTGCGCCGAATCGCTCGACGCCGGGGATCTGCGGCGCCTCGCCGCGGCGCTGGCCGCGATCGAAGCGGCGCCGGATGCCGCGCCCGAGGCGCGGCTTGCCTTCGACGACGATCTTCACGAGACCATCGCCCGCCGCTGCGGCAATCCCTTCATGGAGCGCACGCTGCGCGAGATGCGCCGCTACACCACCATCTACGAGCGCCAGGCCGGGCGCATCGGGGCCTCGCAGGCCGATGCGAAGGAGCACGGCGCGATTCTGGAGAGCCTTGCCGAACGGTCTTCGGCGGGGGCGCGCCGGGCCATGGAGCAGCATCTGAAGGCGATCCGCGAGCGCGTCCTGCAGGAATTCTGA
- a CDS encoding ABC transporter substrate-binding protein codes for MQLRVSLLAVPLLLAGVSLSHAQECTPRVADGDLIKPGTLVMSTNPTLPPLQFIDSSGELKGMRVELGTEIARRLCLEPEYIRIEFSAMVPGLQSGRWDMINTGIFYTPERAAIMQMIPYENQAISISTSTRSGVRIEKLDDLAGLSVGVEIGGFEENQAKAIDAELREKGLDGMTIRTFDNFALAYQALRAGQVDAMVSIDGVAEEYARRGDFDRAIGGLRPTPVALAFQSRALAEAVGEVLEEMRADGSFQALFDEYGVSALDGEIEVHGPSN; via the coding sequence ATGCAGCTGCGCGTATCCCTCCTTGCCGTCCCGCTTCTGCTGGCCGGCGTCTCGCTCTCCCACGCTCAGGAGTGCACGCCGCGCGTCGCCGATGGCGACCTCATCAAGCCCGGCACACTGGTGATGTCCACCAATCCGACGCTTCCCCCGCTCCAGTTCATCGATTCGTCGGGCGAGCTGAAGGGGATGCGCGTCGAGCTGGGCACCGAGATCGCGCGTCGCCTGTGCCTCGAGCCGGAATATATCCGCATCGAGTTCTCGGCGATGGTGCCGGGCCTCCAGTCGGGCCGGTGGGACATGATCAACACGGGCATCTTCTACACGCCCGAGCGCGCCGCCATCATGCAGATGATCCCCTACGAGAACCAGGCGATCAGCATCTCCACCTCCACCCGGTCGGGCGTGCGGATCGAGAAGCTCGACGACCTGGCGGGCCTTTCGGTGGGCGTGGAGATCGGCGGTTTCGAGGAGAATCAGGCCAAGGCCATCGACGCGGAGCTGCGCGAGAAGGGCCTTGACGGCATGACGATCCGCACCTTCGACAATTTCGCCCTCGCCTATCAGGCGCTGCGCGCCGGGCAGGTGGACGCGATGGTGTCCATCGACGGCGTGGCGGAGGAATACGCCAGGCGCGGCGATTTCGACCGCGCGATCGGCGGCTTGCGCCCCACCCCCGTCGCGCTCGCCTTCCAGAGCCGCGCGCTCGCCGAGGCGGTGGGCGAGGTGCTGGAGGAGATGCGGGCCGACGGATCGTTCCAGGCCCTGTTCGACGAATACGGCGTCTCGGCGCTGGACGGCGAAATCGAGGTCCACGGGCCGTCCAACTGA
- a CDS encoding amino acid ABC transporter permease has product MLNWSWSGFFGYLVNPFILQGVFTTLWLTVVAILAGLVLGFCIAMMRRSQNRVVSAAARVYIWLFRGTPLLVQLIVIYTALPELGIRFNVWQAALLGLVLNEAAYLAEIVRSGIEAVPKGQVRAARALGMRERQIMRYIVMPQALKIIIPPLGNSVNGLLKTTSVTSVISMEELLRRTQVLIQERFEVLELFTVAALYYLLLTTLWDIVQRRIEKRFGRSDQPLAAGEQR; this is encoded by the coding sequence ATGCTGAACTGGAGCTGGTCGGGATTCTTCGGCTACCTCGTCAATCCGTTCATCCTCCAGGGCGTGTTCACCACGCTCTGGTTGACCGTGGTGGCGATCCTGGCCGGGCTCGTGCTGGGCTTCTGCATCGCCATGATGCGGCGCTCGCAGAACCGCGTCGTCTCGGCGGCGGCGCGGGTCTACATCTGGCTGTTCCGGGGCACGCCGCTCCTCGTCCAGCTCATCGTCATCTACACCGCGCTGCCCGAGCTCGGCATCCGCTTCAACGTCTGGCAGGCGGCGCTTCTGGGCCTCGTCCTGAACGAGGCGGCCTATCTGGCCGAGATCGTGCGCTCGGGCATCGAGGCCGTGCCGAAGGGGCAGGTCCGCGCGGCGCGGGCGCTGGGCATGCGCGAGCGCCAGATCATGCGCTACATCGTGATGCCGCAGGCGCTCAAGATCATCATCCCGCCGCTCGGCAATTCGGTGAACGGCCTTCTGAAGACGACCTCCGTCACCTCCGTCATCTCGATGGAAGAGCTTCTGCGCCGCACCCAGGTGCTGATCCAGGAGCGCTTCGAGGTGCTGGAGCTGTTCACCGTCGCCGCCCTCTACTACCTCCTCCTCACCACCTTGTGGGACATCGTCCAGCGCCGCATCGAAAAGCGCTTCGGCCGGTCCGACCAGCCGCTCGCCGCCGGCGAGCAGCGCTGA
- the dapA gene encoding 4-hydroxy-tetrahydrodipicolinate synthase: MRKAFRGVFTVMITPFDAQGELDLTALAAFTDWQIREGIHGLIPLGSTGEFLSLAEEERVAVARTVIETAAGRVPVLVGTGAEDTREAVRLTRQAQEMGADGAMIIPPFYSTPTDEELVHHYRTIAAAVTIPIMVYNNPATANVDLKPDLVARIAGIEGCDYIKESTLEVTRVRDIIRKAGKDMTVFGGILGFESFVEGAQGWVAVASNVAPGPMARIFELVADENRIAEARELYLEWLPLIEAVGGHFYVAGTKALLHHMGRPVGAPRPPRLPLPDADDARMKALVEQFGLAAAKAA, from the coding sequence ATGCGCAAAGCCTTTCGCGGCGTCTTCACCGTCATGATCACGCCCTTCGACGCGCAGGGCGAGCTCGACCTTACAGCGCTCGCCGCCTTCACCGACTGGCAGATCCGGGAGGGAATCCACGGCCTCATCCCGCTGGGCTCCACGGGCGAGTTCCTCTCCCTGGCCGAGGAGGAGCGCGTGGCGGTGGCGCGCACCGTCATCGAAACGGCCGCCGGCCGCGTCCCCGTGCTCGTGGGAACGGGGGCCGAGGACACGCGCGAGGCCGTCCGGCTGACGCGCCAGGCGCAGGAGATGGGCGCCGACGGGGCGATGATCATCCCGCCCTTCTACTCCACGCCCACCGACGAGGAGCTGGTGCACCATTATCGCACCATCGCGGCCGCCGTCACCATCCCCATCATGGTCTATAACAACCCGGCCACGGCCAATGTGGACCTGAAGCCCGACCTCGTGGCGCGCATCGCCGGGATCGAGGGCTGCGACTACATCAAGGAATCGACGCTGGAGGTGACGCGCGTGCGCGACATCATCCGCAAGGCCGGCAAGGACATGACCGTCTTCGGCGGCATTCTCGGCTTCGAATCCTTCGTGGAGGGTGCGCAGGGCTGGGTGGCGGTGGCGTCCAACGTCGCGCCGGGTCCCATGGCCCGCATCTTCGAGCTGGTGGCGGACGAGAACCGCATCGCCGAGGCACGCGAGCTCTATCTCGAATGGCTGCCGCTCATCGAGGCGGTCGGCGGCCATTTCTATGTCGCCGGCACCAAGGCGCTGCTGCACCATATGGGCCGCCCGGTCGGCGCCCCGCGCCCCCCGCGCCTGCCCTTGCCGGATGCGGACGACGCGCGCATGAAGGCGCTGGTCGAGCAGTTCGGCCTCGCCGCCGCGAAGGCCGCCTGA